One part of the Synechococcus sp. UW179A genome encodes these proteins:
- a CDS encoding DUF1257 domain-containing protein — translation MSHFSTVKTELRQLAPLRGALQDLGYTPGDSQQTVRGYQGQTVEAELAVAVDGGADFGFRWNETNHAYEFVTDLDLWRQPVPVERFLSRLTQRYALRSVLEATRHEGFDVTEQRDCQDGSIELVVTRWDA, via the coding sequence ATGTCTCATTTCAGTACCGTTAAAACCGAACTCCGTCAGTTGGCTCCACTGCGTGGAGCTCTCCAGGATCTGGGTTACACGCCCGGCGACAGTCAGCAGACCGTGCGTGGTTATCAGGGACAGACCGTCGAAGCAGAGCTGGCAGTCGCCGTTGACGGCGGTGCCGACTTTGGCTTCCGATGGAACGAAACAAATCATGCCTACGAGTTCGTCACTGATCTGGATCTTTGGCGCCAGCCTGTTCCGGTTGAGCGCTTCCTCTCGCGTTTGACACAGCGCTACGCACTGAGGTCAGTGCTGGAAGCCACTCGCCATGAAGGATTTGATGTCACAGAGCAACGTGATTGCCAGGATGGATCTATTGAGCTGGTTGTGACCCGTTGGGACGCCTGA
- a CDS encoding DUF2997 domain-containing protein, which yields MPQRTVRFRIRPDGRVEERVEGVTGDACLQLTDRLEAALGTVERRQPTSEAFTSTQPVTQSQSVEPS from the coding sequence ATGCCTCAGCGCACAGTGCGATTTCGAATCCGTCCCGACGGCCGTGTTGAGGAACGGGTTGAAGGAGTCACTGGTGATGCTTGCCTGCAACTCACAGATCGTCTTGAGGCAGCGCTAGGCACTGTCGAACGGCGTCAGCCCACTTCTGAGGCTTTCACCTCAACCCAGCCTGTCACTCAGTCCCAGTCCGTCGAGCCTTCCTGA
- a CDS encoding HEAT repeat domain-containing protein: MGDSSSIQNEDLMAELAIDPDVLERELAAELMGDPLDEIAPDDPEGDALEAVRSCDEGLEWLKQGHDQRLQGLRVFCEHRDPRAVPLLLPLLDETCPVVRMSAVYALGRNPSLQAVEALLRLLQLDSNAYVRKATAWSLGNYPDAPVLNPLIRALQVDVASVRLWASVSLAEAGSTSAVKADLAAGQLLLSLRIDSEPVVRSNCIWALGRLHDLLVKPRQDELVEAFVAALLQDRETTVRDEARTALEQLDNPELVDRLQTLLDEGLLI; this comes from the coding sequence ATGGGCGATTCATCCAGCATCCAGAACGAGGACCTCATGGCTGAGCTGGCTATCGATCCTGACGTGCTGGAGCGTGAACTCGCTGCAGAGCTCATGGGTGATCCCCTCGATGAGATTGCTCCGGATGATCCGGAAGGTGATGCCCTGGAGGCGGTTCGCTCCTGTGATGAGGGCCTGGAATGGCTCAAACAGGGGCACGATCAGCGACTTCAAGGGTTGAGGGTGTTCTGTGAACATCGCGACCCCCGTGCCGTCCCACTGCTCCTGCCACTGCTCGATGAAACCTGTCCGGTGGTGCGTATGAGTGCTGTTTACGCACTGGGTCGGAACCCTTCACTGCAGGCTGTGGAGGCTCTGCTGCGGCTTCTGCAGCTCGACAGCAACGCCTATGTGCGCAAGGCCACGGCTTGGAGCCTTGGTAATTACCCGGATGCTCCCGTACTCAATCCATTGATCAGGGCCTTGCAGGTGGATGTGGCATCGGTGCGTCTTTGGGCTTCGGTGTCGCTAGCAGAGGCCGGTAGCACCTCAGCTGTGAAGGCTGATCTCGCTGCAGGTCAGCTGCTGCTGAGCCTGCGGATTGACAGTGAGCCCGTTGTGCGAAGCAATTGCATCTGGGCCTTGGGCCGACTGCATGATCTGCTTGTTAAACCTCGCCAGGACGAGCTGGTCGAGGCCTTCGTGGCAGCTCTGCTTCAGGATCGTGAAACCACGGTGCGCGATGAAGCCCGCACGGCCCTCGAGCAGCTCGATAATCCCGAGCTTGTGGATCGTCTCCAGACTCTGCTGGATGAAGGTCTGCTGATCTGA
- a CDS encoding high light inducible protein, with product MLEPTTIPVRRLPRYGFHTHTERLNGRMAMLGFIALLAVEIKLGHGLLIW from the coding sequence ATGCTTGAACCCACCACGATTCCCGTTCGTCGTCTGCCCCGGTATGGGTTCCACACTCACACCGAGCGTCTGAACGGACGCATGGCCATGCTCGGATTCATCGCTTTGCTTGCCGTGGAAATCAAGCTTGGGCACGGTCTTCTGATCTGGTGA
- a CDS encoding ferredoxin codes for MIDPAAAAYLAASFDQDERTGFEPVLGGALQSKAVWVDEAACIGCRYCAHVATNTFVIEPHLGRSRAIRQDGDSSDCIQEAIETCPVDCIHWVAFDDLPGLKRQLDAQELLPMGVPSPARPRRQLPRNTHHG; via the coding sequence GTGATAGATCCTGCAGCTGCCGCCTATCTCGCAGCGTCCTTTGATCAGGATGAGCGGACAGGTTTTGAGCCTGTCCTGGGCGGCGCGCTCCAGTCAAAGGCGGTCTGGGTTGATGAGGCGGCTTGCATTGGTTGTCGCTACTGCGCGCACGTGGCCACGAATACCTTTGTGATTGAGCCCCATCTCGGCCGCTCCCGGGCCATTCGTCAGGATGGTGACTCCTCTGACTGCATTCAGGAAGCGATCGAGACCTGTCCTGTGGACTGTATCCACTGGGTTGCTTTCGATGATCTTCCAGGGCTGAAGCGTCAGCTGGATGCTCAGGAACTGCTGCCCATGGGAGTCCCATCGCCGGCTCGACCGCGTCGTCAGCTCCCTCGCAACACCCATCACGGCTGA
- a CDS encoding aldo/keto reductase, with translation MGSSGLPTRRFGRTEISMPVLSLGGMRFQQSWSDLEADAITEQSQRLLQSTLQRAVQTGFHHLETARHYGSSERQLGWALPNCPDPSRILQTKVPPQSDPKLFEADLELSFTRLDVDRVDLLSIHGINLHSHLDQTIRPGGCLDVVRRWQADGRIGHVGFSTHGDTALIVDAIETGVFDYVNLHWYFIRQDNEPAIAAASLQDMGVFIISPTDKGGHLHTPGPLLLELTDPLHPIVFNDLFCLRDPRVHTLSVGAACPQDLDLHLEAVSLLDQAMELVAPIESRLRMAECDALGASWLKTWRQGLPEWQNTPGEINLPMLLWLYNLLEAWDLEGFVKARYGLLGRAGHWFPGANADALDASVSEELLLSVLNDSPWRDRIPSLLRSLRERAGGSAQERLSSS, from the coding sequence ATGGGGAGCTCTGGTCTGCCAACCCGTCGCTTTGGGCGCACAGAAATTTCAATGCCAGTGCTGTCACTAGGTGGAATGCGCTTTCAGCAGAGCTGGAGTGATCTTGAGGCCGATGCAATCACAGAGCAATCCCAGCGGTTATTGCAGAGCACGCTCCAACGAGCGGTGCAGACAGGCTTTCATCATCTGGAAACCGCACGCCACTACGGCAGTTCAGAACGACAGCTGGGCTGGGCTTTGCCGAATTGTCCCGATCCCTCGCGAATCCTGCAGACCAAGGTTCCACCCCAGTCAGATCCGAAGCTTTTTGAAGCCGATCTCGAATTGTCCTTCACCCGTCTCGACGTGGATCGTGTCGATCTGCTGTCGATTCACGGCATTAATCTCCATTCCCATCTCGATCAGACGATCCGACCGGGTGGCTGCCTTGATGTGGTGCGTCGCTGGCAGGCCGACGGCAGGATTGGTCATGTGGGCTTTTCCACTCATGGAGACACCGCATTAATTGTTGATGCCATCGAAACGGGTGTTTTCGATTACGTGAACCTGCACTGGTACTTCATCCGTCAGGACAACGAACCGGCAATCGCAGCAGCCAGTCTTCAGGACATGGGCGTGTTCATCATCAGTCCCACCGATAAAGGTGGTCATCTGCATACCCCGGGTCCACTCCTGCTGGAGCTCACGGACCCCTTGCATCCGATTGTTTTCAATGATCTTTTCTGCCTCCGTGATCCGCGGGTGCACACGCTGAGCGTCGGTGCGGCCTGTCCTCAAGATCTTGATCTGCACTTGGAGGCGGTTTCGCTGCTTGATCAGGCCATGGAGTTGGTGGCGCCGATCGAATCCCGTCTTCGCATGGCCGAATGTGATGCCCTTGGTGCGTCATGGCTGAAAACCTGGAGACAGGGATTGCCCGAATGGCAGAACACCCCAGGGGAAATCAACCTGCCAATGCTGCTTTGGCTTTACAACCTGCTTGAGGCATGGGATCTCGAGGGATTCGTCAAGGCGCGCTACGGCCTACTGGGTCGTGCCGGTCATTGGTTTCCTGGAGCTAATGCCGATGCGCTGGATGCCAGCGTGAGTGAGGAGCTGCTGTTGTCGGTTCTGAATGACAGCCCTTGGAGAGACCGCATTCCCAGCCTTTTGCGCAGCCTGCGTGAACGGGCCGGTGGTTCTGCTCAGGAGCGGCTGTCGTCGTCTTGA
- a CDS encoding sodium:solute symporter family protein, with protein sequence MAPIDWTILIVYLAATLALGLWLARRNRGEDDYFVAGRRLSGWLAGASMAATTFSIDTPLYVAGIVGTRGLAANWEWWGFGLAHVAMAVVFAPLWRRSGVLTDAAFTELRYGGPAAAWLRGIKAFLLALPVNCIGIGYAFLAMRKVVEALGIVSDQPIRAVGGLSDTLVLLIIVAALVLAYTVAGGLWAVVITDFIQLLLALLGAAAVAWAAVHAAGGMESLLAQLDALGRPELLSIVPWRWGPEGFDWIGGAGISVSTFLAYLTVQWWSFRRSDGGGEFIQRMLATKDEQQARLAGWVFLVVNYLLRSWLWVIVALAALVLLPDQADWELSYPTLAVQFLPPVVLGLVVVSLVAAFMSTVSTSVNWGASYLTHDLYQRFLRPNASQRELLLVGQLMSVMLLVLGVVTALISDSIGTVFRLVIAIGTGPGVVLVLRWFWWRINAAAELAAMICGFVVGLVTSVVPLVQIADYGERLMVTTALTAVVWITVMLLTPPESPAVLERFVLKVRPPGPGWSRWRHGLDATASESLSDLLARFLFSSGLLFGALLGSGAFLLHQQLLGWFGLVVAVASLMLLRWTGRSAAPV encoded by the coding sequence ATGGCTCCGATCGACTGGACCATTCTGATCGTGTATCTGGCGGCCACGCTGGCCCTTGGTCTCTGGCTGGCGCGACGCAATCGGGGCGAGGATGATTACTTCGTGGCAGGCCGCCGTCTCAGCGGCTGGCTCGCCGGTGCATCGATGGCGGCCACCACGTTTTCGATCGATACCCCTCTTTATGTTGCGGGGATCGTGGGCACGCGAGGCCTCGCGGCGAACTGGGAGTGGTGGGGGTTTGGGCTTGCGCACGTTGCGATGGCCGTGGTGTTCGCACCCTTATGGCGGCGCAGCGGCGTGCTCACGGATGCTGCTTTCACCGAGTTGCGATACGGCGGCCCTGCAGCTGCCTGGCTGCGAGGGATCAAGGCCTTTCTTCTGGCGCTGCCGGTTAACTGCATCGGCATCGGCTATGCCTTCCTCGCCATGCGCAAGGTGGTCGAGGCGCTTGGCATCGTCTCCGATCAGCCGATACGTGCAGTCGGTGGACTTTCGGACACTCTTGTACTGCTGATCATTGTGGCTGCTCTTGTGCTCGCGTACACCGTCGCCGGTGGACTGTGGGCTGTGGTGATCACCGATTTTATTCAGCTTTTACTGGCGCTTCTGGGGGCAGCTGCTGTGGCCTGGGCTGCTGTTCATGCGGCCGGGGGGATGGAATCGCTGCTGGCTCAGCTGGATGCCCTGGGTCGCCCTGAACTGTTGTCGATCGTGCCCTGGCGCTGGGGTCCTGAAGGGTTTGACTGGATTGGCGGTGCGGGGATCAGTGTCTCCACGTTTCTCGCTTACCTCACGGTGCAGTGGTGGAGTTTCCGCCGCAGTGACGGTGGTGGTGAGTTCATCCAACGGATGCTGGCCACGAAGGATGAACAGCAGGCGCGGCTCGCCGGCTGGGTGTTCTTGGTGGTCAACTACCTTCTGCGCAGCTGGCTCTGGGTGATTGTGGCTCTGGCTGCCCTAGTGCTGCTTCCTGACCAGGCTGACTGGGAACTCAGCTACCCGACACTCGCGGTTCAGTTTCTGCCTCCCGTGGTGCTCGGACTGGTTGTGGTCTCCCTGGTCGCTGCCTTCATGAGCACCGTCAGTACATCCGTGAACTGGGGAGCCAGCTACCTCACGCATGATTTGTATCAACGCTTTCTGCGGCCCAATGCTTCTCAGCGGGAGCTTCTTCTCGTGGGTCAGCTGATGAGTGTGATGCTGCTTGTGCTTGGCGTGGTCACAGCCCTCATTAGCGACAGCATTGGCACGGTGTTCCGGCTTGTGATCGCCATCGGCACCGGACCTGGTGTGGTTCTCGTTCTGCGCTGGTTCTGGTGGCGGATCAATGCTGCAGCGGAGCTGGCCGCCATGATCTGCGGGTTCGTCGTGGGACTGGTGACCTCGGTGGTTCCTCTGGTTCAGATCGCTGACTACGGAGAACGACTGATGGTCACAACAGCCCTCACGGCCGTGGTCTGGATCACGGTGATGCTGCTGACCCCCCCAGAGTCCCCAGCAGTTCTGGAACGATTCGTGCTTAAGGTTCGTCCTCCTGGACCTGGGTGGAGCCGCTGGCGTCATGGCTTAGATGCGACCGCTTCGGAATCCCTTTCAGACCTGCTTGCCCGCTTCCTGTTCAGTTCCGGACTGCTTTTCGGAGCTTTGCTTGGTTCAGGGGCATTTCTTTTGCATCAGCAGCTGCTGGGTTGGTTTGGCTTGGTTGTAGCAGTGGCTTCTCTGATGCTTCTTCGCTGGACCGGGCGATCTGCTGCTCCGGTCTGA
- the rsmG gene encoding 16S rRNA (guanine(527)-N(7))-methyltransferase RsmG, whose product MPDTSPFANPGPELWSLLGWSPDAGQLRQLIQLQQLLQDWNSRVNLTRLVQGEDFWIAQVLDSLWPLLPELMSPDTPRRCIDVGTGGGFPGLAVAIALPGAELTLVDSVGRKTAAVAAMAKSLGLGDRVLVRTERVERTGHEQSCRGTFDLAMARAVGAAPVVAEYLVPLLRRSGEALLYRGRWNDADETELQSALQLLKARSLTLQRMELPSKRGARTLIRIGPEAETPRTYPRATGMPSKMPLGVQDDDSRS is encoded by the coding sequence ATGCCGGATACATCGCCGTTTGCCAATCCGGGACCCGAGCTCTGGTCTTTGCTCGGATGGAGCCCTGATGCCGGACAACTGAGGCAGTTGATTCAACTGCAACAGCTGCTTCAAGACTGGAACAGCCGCGTCAATCTCACCCGGCTGGTGCAGGGGGAAGATTTCTGGATCGCTCAGGTTCTCGACAGCCTCTGGCCTCTATTGCCTGAGCTGATGAGCCCAGACACTCCACGGCGCTGCATTGATGTGGGCACAGGCGGAGGCTTCCCTGGGCTAGCTGTGGCCATTGCTCTTCCAGGCGCTGAGCTAACCCTGGTGGATTCAGTGGGACGCAAGACCGCAGCCGTAGCTGCCATGGCGAAGTCGCTGGGCCTTGGCGATCGAGTCTTAGTCCGCACTGAACGGGTGGAACGCACTGGGCACGAACAGAGCTGTCGAGGAACGTTTGATCTTGCGATGGCCCGCGCCGTCGGGGCAGCTCCTGTGGTGGCGGAATACCTCGTACCGTTGTTGCGCAGAAGCGGAGAAGCTCTGCTGTACCGCGGACGCTGGAACGATGCGGATGAGACAGAACTCCAATCAGCACTGCAGCTGCTGAAAGCTCGATCCCTAACGCTGCAACGTATGGAACTTCCTTCCAAGAGAGGAGCACGGACCCTGATCAGGATTGGGCCGGAAGCTGAAACACCCAGGACCTACCCACGGGCAACAGGCATGCCCAGCAAAATGCCGTTGGGAGTTCAAGACGACGACAGCCGCTCCTGA
- the rlmN gene encoding 23S rRNA (adenine(2503)-C(2))-methyltransferase RlmN has product MSKALLGRSAAELQDWVVSQGQKAFRGRQLHDWLYSKGARSLDDITVLPKAWRATLTDQGVSIGRLKELHRSVASDATTKLLLATDDGETIETVGIPTDQRLTVCVSSQVGCPMACRFCATGKDGLQRSLRTHEIVDQVLSVREVMDRRPSHIVFMGMGEPLLNSRAVLEAIRCLSDDLGIGQRRITVSTVGVPKTLPQLAELAIETLGRAQFTLAVSLHAPNQQLREDLIPTAKYYPYEVLLDDCRHYLEVTGRRVSFEYILLGELNDRPEHAEELADRVGGFQSHVNLIAYNPIEEEEFERPSRERIEGFRRVLERRGVAVSLRSSRGLDLDAACGQLRRSRQK; this is encoded by the coding sequence GTGAGCAAAGCTCTGCTCGGTCGCAGCGCGGCCGAGCTCCAAGACTGGGTGGTGTCCCAGGGGCAGAAAGCTTTCCGAGGGCGTCAGCTCCATGATTGGCTTTATTCCAAGGGTGCTCGTTCCCTGGATGACATCACCGTTTTGCCCAAGGCCTGGCGAGCCACACTCACCGATCAGGGGGTCAGCATTGGCCGCTTGAAAGAGCTACATCGCTCAGTGGCCTCCGATGCCACCACCAAGCTGCTCCTGGCCACCGATGACGGAGAAACCATCGAAACAGTGGGCATTCCCACGGATCAACGTCTGACCGTCTGTGTGTCCAGTCAGGTGGGCTGTCCGATGGCCTGCCGTTTCTGTGCGACAGGAAAAGACGGGTTGCAGCGTTCACTGAGAACCCACGAGATTGTCGATCAGGTGCTGAGTGTGCGGGAGGTGATGGATCGCCGTCCCTCTCACATTGTGTTTATGGGAATGGGCGAACCTCTGCTCAATAGTCGAGCGGTCCTGGAAGCGATCCGTTGCCTTAGTGATGATTTGGGCATCGGCCAACGCCGGATCACCGTGAGCACAGTTGGTGTGCCGAAAACATTGCCTCAGCTTGCTGAGTTGGCCATTGAAACCCTTGGCAGAGCTCAGTTCACCCTTGCGGTCAGTTTGCACGCACCCAATCAGCAGCTGCGGGAAGATCTCATTCCCACCGCCAAGTACTACCCCTATGAAGTTCTGCTCGATGACTGCCGCCACTACCTGGAGGTGACCGGCAGACGGGTGAGCTTCGAATACATCTTGCTTGGAGAACTCAATGACCGGCCGGAGCATGCCGAGGAACTCGCAGACCGAGTTGGGGGCTTTCAGAGTCACGTCAACCTGATTGCTTACAACCCGATCGAGGAAGAAGAGTTTGAGCGTCCCTCCCGTGAACGCATCGAAGGATTCCGCCGCGTGCTTGAACGGCGTGGTGTGGCCGTGAGCTTGCGTTCCAGTAGAGGCCTGGATCTGGATGCGGCCTGCGGTCAGCTGAGACGATCAAGGCAGAAGTAG